The genomic DNA TGTACAGGTCGTTGTCGACTTTGCCCTTGGTGATGTTGTTACCGTAGTAACCAGTGGTGTAGTAAGTGCTGGTGTCGCTGTTGGCACCATTGTCACGGCTACGGTAGTAACGCAGGTCGCTTTTCAGGACGCCAGGACCGATGGCCCAGTTATGGACGAGACCCAGGAAGTTCTGAGAGTAGAAATCCTTCAACTCGCCGTAGTAGTACGAAGCGGTCAGGTCTTTGGTGATTTTGTAGTCAGCACCGGCGTAGTAGAACTTGTTCACGAAACCGGTTGCGTAAGAACCGTTTGCACCCGCCAACGACAGACCTTCGTTGTTGCTGGAGTTACGGCCTTTGGCGTGCTCGATTTGACCGGCAGTCAGGGTCAGATCCTTGATTTCGTTCGAAACGATCTCGCCACCCTGGAAGGTTTGAGGCAGCAGACGACCGTCGTTGGACTTGATCACCGGGTTGTTTGGCAGCAGGGTGCCAACTTTCAGCACAGTCTGGGAAACCTTGACCTTACCGGTCAGCCCCAGGCTGGAAAAGTCATTGACAGCCGTGTTGCCATCGCTTGGGAACACAGTGCCGCCCGCTGCGGTGCCGCTGTAGTTACCGTGGTTCGCACGGCTGGAGTCCAGACGCACGCCGTACAGGCCAATAGCGTCAACACCGAACTGAACAGTACCTTGGGTGAAGCCGGAGATGAAACGCAGATCGAAGCCTTGACCCCATTCGGCGTTCTTGCTGCGAGTGGTAGGGCCTGCAGCGCCATCACGATTGTCAGTGTTGATGTAGAAGTTACGCAGCCCCAGTGTAGCCTTGCTGTCTTCGATGAAACCGGCGGAGTTCGCCTGTTGGGCAACCGCAGCCAAAGCCACGGCCAACGCCAATGTTGACTTCTTCATGTACCGCTCCTCTCATTTCTAATTTTTGTATTTCTAAGGTCTCGGGTCTGACGCCCTCGATCCACAGATGCGCGATTAGCGCCGGATAGTGACTACCAAGTCAATCGTAACTTTGTGTGTCTACTACCTTCGTCTAACCGCAGTTGATTTGGTCCCTGCAGGGTAATGAGTTTTTCATACACCCAAAAAGAATGTTTTCATTCTTTTTCATACGATTCCGGCATAAGGGTTGTTATAAAACGAGCCCGTCAGCGTAGACCAGCCGCTCCATAAGCTAATGCCAAAATGGTATTTACCAGCGCTTTTTTAGATCGATTAGTGTGGCCGTACTGTTGCATACGTCACCCACGATCAAAAAGGCGACGCCATCATGGCCAAACGCACATCCTCCCGTCAATTTGTTACAGTTTTTGTGTCACTAATACTTTCGTTTGGTGTCAAAGCGGCCGACCTGACGGTCGGCTACCAAACCGGTATCGACCCCAGCAAAGTCCCCCAGGCCGACGGCCTCTACGAGAAAACCATTGGCGAGAAGATTGCCTGGCGCCGCTTCAACAGTGGGCCGGAGGTAGTCACGGCCATCGCGTCCGGTGACGTGCAAATCGGCAATCTGGGCTCCAGCCCCCTCGCAGCGGCGGCTTCACGCAACCTTCCCATCGTGGCGTTTATCGTATCGGCGCAGATCAATGCTTCTGAAGCCCTGGTAGTGCGCAACGGCAGCGGTATCGACAAACCCCAGGACCTGGTGGGCAAAACCATTGCCACGCCTTTCGTCTCAACCTCTCATTACAGCCTGCTCGGCGCGCTGAAACATTGGGGGCTGGACACCCGGCAAGTCAAAGTCGTGAACCTGCAACCGGCTGAAATCGCCGCCGCGTGGAAACGGGGCGACATTGACGGCGCATTTGTGTGGTCGCCCGCCCTGGGCGAGATCCGTAAAACCGGAAAAACCCTGACAGACGCGGCCCAGGTGGGCCTGTGGGGCGCGCCGACATTTGAAGTCTGGGTGGCCCGCAAGGATTTCGCGGAAAAACATCCTGACGT from Pseudomonas tolaasii NCPPB 2192 includes the following:
- a CDS encoding OprD family porin, with protein sequence MKKSTLALAVALAAVAQQANSAGFIEDSKATLGLRNFYINTDNRDGAAGPTTRSKNAEWGQGFDLRFISGFTQGTVQFGVDAIGLYGVRLDSSRANHGNYSGTAAGGTVFPSDGNTAVNDFSSLGLTGKVKVSQTVLKVGTLLPNNPVIKSNDGRLLPQTFQGGEIVSNEIKDLTLTAGQIEHAKGRNSSNNEGLSLAGANGSYATGFVNKFYYAGADYKITKDLTASYYYGELKDFYSQNFLGLVHNWAIGPGVLKSDLRYYRSRDNGANSDTSTYYTTGYYGNNITKGKVDNDLYSYLALYSVNGHTFGGGYQYTKGDSDFPWLNQGDGSSNSTTTDMQIQKFARAGERTWQARYAYDFAKVGVPGLTAGIVYLRGSNIDTVTTKPTVSHTGQTEWERDITLAYVVPEGPLKNLGVAWKNAMWRTDMAATRSQDENRLIVSYSIPLL
- the tauA gene encoding taurine ABC transporter substrate-binding protein; this translates as MAKRTSSRQFVTVFVSLILSFGVKAADLTVGYQTGIDPSKVPQADGLYEKTIGEKIAWRRFNSGPEVVTAIASGDVQIGNLGSSPLAAAASRNLPIVAFIVSAQINASEALVVRNGSGIDKPQDLVGKTIATPFVSTSHYSLLGALKHWGLDTRQVKVVNLQPAEIAAAWKRGDIDGAFVWSPALGEIRKTGKTLTDAAQVGLWGAPTFEVWVARKDFAEKHPDVVARFAKVTLDAFADYAAHKDSWTVDSEPVQKIAKLTGSNAADIPELLAGTTFPDAKAQQTDALLKGGTAKAIGETARFLKEQGKVETVLPDYSAFVTDRFIKD